A stretch of the Leptospira harrisiae genome encodes the following:
- a CDS encoding bifunctional riboflavin kinase/FAD synthetase, producing MKIIRSLESIQNEFQNGSSLTLGNFDGIHVGHQTLLLRTVEKAKELGLPSVVVTYFPNPSVVLGKKPNFKYLSSETEKEELIRGFGIDYLVVLDFTLELSKMSAEDFLEKIMIQTLNAKHIVIGYNHFFGAERRGDFTLLDSNKTKYSYAVELKEAVLKKESKISSSLIRGFLEKGEMEEAKILLGRNYHISGIVTQGAKRGRTIGFPTANIKVPDDKLLPSIGVYACFAKFGGKDHRGMVNIGHNPTFDGLGLHVEVNVFDFDGDLYGKELELEIVHKIREEKKFSGLDELKSQLTKDKEESIRILNFN from the coding sequence TTGAAAATTATTCGCTCTTTAGAATCGATCCAAAACGAGTTTCAAAACGGCTCCTCCTTGACACTCGGAAACTTTGATGGAATCCACGTTGGCCACCAGACCCTACTCTTGCGAACTGTGGAAAAAGCAAAGGAGTTAGGACTTCCTTCCGTCGTTGTCACTTATTTTCCAAATCCTTCTGTGGTTCTTGGCAAAAAACCAAACTTCAAATACTTATCTTCTGAAACGGAAAAAGAAGAACTCATCCGCGGATTCGGTATCGACTATTTGGTTGTTTTAGATTTTACTTTGGAACTTTCAAAAATGTCGGCAGAAGATTTTTTGGAAAAAATTATGATCCAAACGTTGAATGCCAAACATATCGTCATTGGATATAATCATTTTTTTGGAGCCGAAAGACGTGGAGATTTTACTCTGCTCGATTCAAATAAAACTAAATATAGTTATGCGGTCGAATTAAAGGAAGCGGTTCTAAAAAAGGAAAGTAAAATCTCGTCTTCACTCATCCGCGGATTTTTAGAAAAAGGGGAAATGGAAGAAGCTAAAATTCTTTTGGGAAGAAATTATCATATTTCAGGAATTGTTACGCAAGGTGCCAAACGAGGAAGGACCATTGGATTTCCAACTGCCAATATCAAAGTTCCGGATGACAAACTCCTTCCTTCAATTGGAGTTTACGCTTGTTTTGCGAAGTTTGGAGGGAAAGATCACAGGGGAATGGTCAACATTGGACACAATCCTACTTTTGATGGATTAGGGCTCCACGTGGAGGTGAATGTTTTTGATTTTGATGGTGATTTGTATGGTAAAGAATTGGAATTAGAAATCGTTCACAAAATTAGAGAGGAAAAAAAGTTTAGTGGACTTGACGAATTAAAAAGCCAGCTAACAAAAGATAAAGAAGAAAGTATACGAATTTTAAATTTTAACTAA
- the rodA gene encoding rod shape-determining protein RodA has translation MADRNTEKLDFFLIFSVVLVAMAGVLTLYTQEANTADGLGRWYKQFTFVFVGLISMWFMSRINYQLIGSYALFIYIFSIVLLVLTLIPGIGYLPSGRGARSWLKLGPITLQASEFSKLATVILLGQYLVLKEKEMHKITVLIIPFIICLVPMLFIILQPDFGTAVSFLPMLFTMLYLGGADILHVGSLLTFGSISLMVPMYLAYSQLTLIQPLIDLLRKDNKVELVSIVNQLQGKIWLILDGKKVSGLTLPGIENPKNLQMIREAAEIVKDEYASVGYKILSNEAFMFGLGGTLALISLVMIFIRIARGSKNLRNYYITIGILGLSILSAIAVHKSIPFRENQVIRLTAFLNPDQFKQGAGYQLRASKPAVGSGKVFGKGLFHGEMTEGRVPHVPESGTDFIFASWAEQTGFFGSVLLLFFLMSIPLRGLQISFESKDRFGSLLAAGIVAMIFFHIAINVGIVIGLLPVTGVPLTFMSYGGSHLVMAMTAVGIILSIKKRKFAN, from the coding sequence ATGGCTGATCGCAATACAGAAAAACTCGATTTTTTTCTTATCTTCTCTGTTGTCCTCGTGGCAATGGCAGGAGTCCTTACTTTATACACACAAGAAGCAAACACAGCCGATGGACTTGGTCGTTGGTACAAACAGTTCACTTTTGTTTTTGTGGGACTCATCTCCATGTGGTTTATGTCGAGAATCAACTACCAATTGATAGGTTCTTATGCCCTCTTCATTTATATCTTTTCGATTGTTTTATTAGTCCTCACATTAATTCCCGGAATTGGATATCTTCCTTCTGGCCGTGGTGCACGTTCTTGGTTAAAACTTGGTCCCATCACCCTCCAAGCATCTGAATTTTCCAAATTAGCCACAGTGATCCTACTTGGTCAGTATTTAGTTTTGAAAGAAAAGGAAATGCACAAAATTACGGTGCTGATCATACCATTTATCATCTGTTTGGTGCCAATGCTCTTTATCATTTTGCAACCAGACTTTGGAACTGCCGTTTCCTTTTTACCAATGTTATTCACCATGTTGTATTTAGGTGGTGCAGACATTTTGCACGTTGGATCCTTACTTACCTTTGGTAGTATTTCTCTAATGGTTCCCATGTATCTTGCTTATTCACAGCTTACACTCATCCAACCGCTCATTGATTTACTTCGCAAAGATAACAAGGTAGAGTTAGTATCGATTGTAAACCAACTCCAAGGTAAAATTTGGTTAATTTTAGATGGGAAAAAAGTATCGGGACTCACCTTACCCGGAATCGAAAACCCAAAAAACCTCCAAATGATTCGCGAAGCCGCAGAAATAGTCAAAGATGAATATGCGAGTGTCGGATATAAAATTCTATCCAATGAAGCCTTTATGTTTGGTCTCGGTGGAACACTTGCCCTCATTAGTCTTGTGATGATTTTTATCCGTATTGCTCGTGGTTCCAAAAATCTTAGAAACTACTACATCACGATTGGAATTTTAGGACTCTCCATCCTTTCGGCTATTGCCGTTCACAAATCCATCCCTTTCCGAGAAAACCAAGTCATTCGTCTTACTGCTTTTTTAAATCCTGACCAATTCAAACAAGGTGCTGGTTACCAACTCCGAGCATCCAAACCTGCCGTTGGATCCGGAAAGGTTTTTGGAAAAGGACTCTTTCACGGCGAGATGACGGAAGGAAGAGTTCCCCATGTTCCCGAATCGGGAACAGACTTTATCTTTGCGTCCTGGGCTGAACAAACTGGTTTTTTTGGTAGTGTGTTATTATTATTTTTCCTAATGTCGATTCCTCTTCGAGGTCTTCAAATTAGTTTTGAAAGTAAGGATAGGTTTGGTTCCCTTCTTGCGGCAGGGATCGTGGCTATGATCTTTTTTCATATTGCCATTAATGTAGGAATTGTGATTGGACTACTTCCTGTAACAGGTGTTCCACTTACTTTTATGAGTTATGGTGGTTCGCATTTGGTGATGGCGATGACGGCCGTTGGAATTATTTTATCCATTAAAAAACGTAAGTTTGCAAACTGA
- the mrdA gene encoding penicillin-binding protein 2 produces the protein MSQSASEFRLETSFRKRLYFFTGMVVFTLTAYILQLFNLQIVQGSENSLKAERFVRRSESIPADRGNIFDRNFLTPETSQPLVSNSASLDVILNTSLLKNDPRKVKDFIYKFCEALSIPIVYYEKELQDSRMIKKIRSREPFVLLEGISREQQERILVLDNINKYVYLVSSPARVYHMGPALSHVTGYVGKPTTSDLQEKEIKTYQLIGKGGIESLYDTTLRGQDGFRIQKRNTEGNIEEERVIEHSVPGNNLILTIDRDMQIAAYRALKGVRGTVLAIKATTGEVLAMASNPAYDPNILSGKNKLDRSNHFTRVTNNGGFLNLAIQSRFPPASTFKTLVGLAAMESEHKINYDPKQTFSCPASFTLKSTFKGVPDQVFYNWDKKNHGELNLAQALEKSNSVYFYQLGYKLGAEPILAYSRLFGLDKKSGIDLPGEATGFIPSSDWKKRTYGNKWFDGDTVNLSIGQGFISVTPIEMALFYMAVVNNGKIYKPYVVSEIRSPLDNSLIQKTEPTILRDIPLKRSTVEALKEGLYLVGYSGTASGVLNSPTLPEIAGKTGTAQTRRRGASSSNHAWFIGYAPVNAPPEKQILVAAFVEYGVGGAASAAPAAREVFKAAFPPGSFPRTDRSRAKTMEEEAPVEQEAF, from the coding sequence ATGAGTCAGTCGGCATCTGAATTTCGATTAGAAACAAGTTTCCGTAAACGACTCTATTTTTTTACAGGAATGGTTGTGTTTACTCTCACTGCCTATATCCTACAATTGTTTAATTTACAAATTGTCCAAGGAAGTGAAAACTCTCTCAAAGCCGAACGTTTTGTCCGGAGAAGTGAATCCATTCCCGCAGACCGCGGGAATATTTTTGATAGGAACTTTCTCACTCCTGAAACAAGCCAACCTTTAGTTTCCAATTCTGCATCTCTTGACGTAATCCTAAATACAAGTTTACTTAAGAATGATCCAAGAAAGGTGAAAGATTTTATTTATAAATTCTGTGAAGCACTTTCAATCCCCATTGTCTATTACGAAAAAGAACTCCAAGACTCAAGGATGATCAAAAAAATTCGTTCTAGAGAACCTTTTGTTCTGTTAGAAGGGATTTCTCGTGAACAACAAGAACGAATTCTTGTCCTCGACAATATCAATAAATATGTGTATCTAGTTTCTTCACCGGCCCGAGTTTACCATATGGGACCTGCACTTTCACATGTGACTGGTTATGTGGGAAAACCAACAACTAGCGATTTACAAGAAAAAGAAATCAAAACCTACCAACTCATCGGTAAAGGTGGAATTGAATCCCTTTATGATACGACCCTTCGTGGCCAAGACGGATTTCGAATCCAAAAAAGAAACACAGAAGGGAATATTGAAGAAGAACGTGTCATCGAACATTCTGTTCCAGGCAATAACTTAATTTTAACAATTGATCGTGATATGCAAATTGCAGCCTATCGCGCGTTAAAAGGTGTTCGAGGAACTGTCCTTGCTATCAAAGCAACTACAGGCGAAGTTTTGGCTATGGCTTCCAATCCCGCCTATGATCCAAATATCTTATCTGGCAAAAACAAATTAGATCGCTCCAACCACTTTACTCGAGTTACTAATAACGGTGGTTTTTTAAATTTAGCAATCCAATCCAGGTTCCCACCTGCCTCTACTTTCAAAACCCTTGTAGGTCTTGCGGCAATGGAAAGTGAACACAAAATCAATTATGATCCGAAACAAACCTTTTCCTGCCCGGCAAGTTTTACTCTCAAGTCAACTTTCAAAGGTGTACCTGACCAAGTGTTTTATAACTGGGATAAAAAAAATCACGGCGAACTCAATCTTGCCCAGGCATTAGAAAAATCCAACTCCGTATACTTCTATCAATTGGGATACAAATTAGGTGCAGAACCCATTCTCGCCTATTCACGGTTATTCGGTTTAGATAAAAAATCAGGAATCGATCTGCCTGGTGAAGCAACGGGATTCATTCCAAGTTCCGATTGGAAAAAAAGAACTTACGGAAACAAGTGGTTTGATGGAGATACGGTAAACCTTTCCATTGGACAAGGATTTATTTCCGTAACTCCCATTGAGATGGCACTCTTTTATATGGCAGTTGTCAATAATGGAAAAATCTACAAACCTTATGTGGTTTCTGAAATTAGAAGCCCACTCGATAACTCACTCATTCAAAAAACAGAACCTACTATCCTCCGAGACATTCCTCTTAAACGTTCCACAGTGGAAGCACTCAAGGAAGGACTGTATTTAGTTGGATATTCTGGAACCGCATCTGGTGTTCTCAATTCACCGACACTCCCAGAAATTGCAGGTAAAACGGGAACCGCCCAAACCAGAAGACGAGGAGCATCTTCTTCCAACCATGCTTGGTTTATTGGATATGCACCTGTAAATGCACCTCCCGAAAAACAGATATTAGTTGCTGCCTTTGTGGAATATGGTGTCGGTGGTGCTGCCTCTGCGGCTCCTGCAGCTCGTGAAGTATTCAAAGCAGCATTCCCTCCAGGTTCTTTCCCAAGAACAGATAGATCACGTGCTAAAACCATGGAAGAAGAAGCACCAGTAGAACAAGAGGCATTTTAA
- the mreD gene encoding rod shape-determining protein MreD, translating to MILDKLFIIIGLLLSHFLNGSNLFELGNAIRPDFMVIFVVFFALRKGPLYGLWLGFFGGLLTDTALGGEIGGDNIVYYKIGLHSFSYAIIGYIVGKVMRSSYTENYISITIYILGFTLLSRLITYLLFLMFFHSNQSYSFLYVSLYNAFIGPALFFLFSWAFRLDADEVRQ from the coding sequence ATGATTTTAGATAAATTATTTATCATCATTGGATTACTACTCTCCCATTTTTTAAATGGATCCAATCTATTTGAATTAGGAAATGCAATTCGTCCGGACTTTATGGTGATCTTTGTGGTCTTTTTTGCATTAAGAAAGGGACCATTGTATGGACTTTGGTTAGGATTTTTTGGTGGCTTACTCACTGATACTGCGTTAGGTGGTGAAATAGGAGGAGATAATATTGTATATTATAAAATTGGCCTCCATTCCTTTTCTTATGCCATCATCGGCTACATCGTTGGTAAAGTGATGCGAAGTTCCTATACAGAGAACTATATTTCCATTACAATTTATATTCTTGGGTTTACCCTTCTTTCAAGACTCATAACTTATTTATTGTTTTTAATGTTCTTTCACTCGAACCAAAGTTATTCCTTTTTATATGTTTCGTTGTACAATGCGTTCATCGGACCAGCATTATTCTTTTTATTCTCTTGGGCTTTTCGATTGGATGCAGATGAGGTTAGGCAATGA
- the mreC gene encoding rod shape-determining protein MreC, with product MKWNRINQNDELFSLLFVFLFSFTSLIWNGNFMVRGIASFQGVGDFFSGSFDSFGSLIKSSYNKLESFERVREERDSCLNVMEEYRQLSKDVERLKAENAILRQELNFPLHLDYPSVRAEVLSVRLNAIYRTIIINKGSEEGIKPYMPVVARSLDEKGKFTEALVGKIIAVSKGSAVIQPIINSNFSMGVSIPGTNLWASLNGNSGRGTDVLLDYIDSGIVIDPKAIGNFPMGPNPPPTSAGTMFTEGFSKIGKAVFSSGGSGVFPPGIPVGTIIEEGPRNGSFKTAILRPFVEFDKLLHVIVLKKQPEKWREEWPAEKTIQIDGPYFGEIDFPKDKDYNKKGKEPEKRQGNFPSTFGTPQYTKPSVNTTVPDSTPTTPPSPSTQEGPKETTP from the coding sequence ATGAAGTGGAATCGCATCAATCAAAATGACGAATTGTTCTCCCTACTTTTCGTATTCCTGTTTTCCTTTACTTCCCTAATTTGGAACGGCAACTTCATGGTAAGAGGGATTGCCAGCTTTCAGGGTGTAGGCGACTTTTTTTCAGGGTCCTTTGATTCCTTCGGATCCCTAATCAAAAGTAGCTATAACAAACTCGAGTCATTTGAGCGGGTCCGAGAAGAGCGTGATTCTTGTTTGAACGTCATGGAAGAATACCGCCAACTTTCTAAAGATGTAGAAAGGTTGAAGGCCGAGAATGCCATCCTTAGGCAGGAGTTAAACTTTCCTCTCCATTTAGATTATCCTTCTGTAAGAGCAGAAGTACTAAGTGTTCGTTTGAACGCAATTTATAGAACCATCATTATCAACAAAGGATCGGAAGAAGGAATCAAACCTTATATGCCAGTTGTGGCTCGTTCCCTTGACGAAAAAGGGAAATTTACCGAAGCCCTTGTGGGTAAAATCATCGCTGTATCCAAAGGATCTGCTGTCATCCAACCCATCATCAATTCAAACTTTTCAATGGGAGTCTCCATTCCAGGAACCAACCTTTGGGCATCCCTTAACGGAAACAGTGGTCGCGGAACCGATGTTTTGTTAGATTATATTGATTCGGGAATTGTGATTGATCCAAAAGCCATAGGAAATTTTCCTATGGGCCCCAATCCTCCTCCCACTTCTGCAGGTACAATGTTTACAGAAGGATTTAGCAAAATCGGTAAAGCTGTGTTTAGTTCAGGCGGATCTGGAGTGTTTCCTCCAGGAATTCCTGTGGGAACAATTATTGAAGAAGGTCCAAGAAACGGATCATTCAAAACTGCCATCTTACGTCCGTTTGTCGAATTTGATAAACTTTTACATGTGATCGTTTTAAAGAAACAACCTGAAAAATGGCGAGAAGAGTGGCCTGCGGAAAAAACAATTCAAATTGATGGCCCTTATTTTGGTGAAATCGATTTTCCAAAAGATAAAGACTATAACAAAAAAGGAAAAGAACCAGAGAAAAGACAAGGAAACTTTCCTTCTACTTTTGGAACTCCACAATATACAAAACCTTCTGTGAATACAACTGTACCTGATTCAACACCGACTACCCCACCTTCTCCTTCCACGCAGGAAGGTCCAAAGGAGACAACACCATGA
- a CDS encoding RDD family protein has protein sequence MNSIETTNEQEFVLASLGKRFLAHIVDFLILSPFIGIHLFLIFKSMQIGLIYYFIATIVYSIIFISYRIFLTFKLGGTFGKLAVKIKVVNSELGTLSLKEAFLREVPHILIYLFFIINVYFMVIFFNQNSEKLSNLIFSEYYKEINNQEKVPNLSLYYYLISILFILFNKMKKTPHDFLANSIVISK, from the coding sequence ATGAACTCAATCGAAACTACCAACGAACAAGAATTTGTGCTCGCATCTCTAGGGAAAAGATTTTTAGCCCATATTGTTGATTTTTTAATCTTGTCGCCATTCATAGGAATTCACCTATTTCTCATTTTCAAATCCATGCAAATCGGATTAATATACTATTTTATCGCGACAATAGTATATTCGATCATCTTCATTAGTTACAGAATTTTTCTAACATTCAAATTAGGCGGAACATTCGGAAAGTTAGCAGTTAAAATCAAAGTAGTTAACTCAGAACTTGGAACTTTATCACTCAAAGAAGCTTTTTTAAGAGAAGTTCCGCATATACTCATTTATCTATTTTTTATTATTAATGTTTATTTTATGGTTATCTTTTTTAACCAAAATTCGGAAAAACTTTCTAACCTCATTTTTTCAGAGTATTATAAAGAAATCAATAACCAAGAAAAAGTTCCGAATTTGTCTCTATATTACTATCTAATTTCCATTCTTTTTATATTATTCAATAAAATGAAAAAGACACCGCATGATTTTCTTGCAAATTCAATAGTAATTTCAAAATAA
- a CDS encoding MFS transporter, with amino-acid sequence MKHILPIIIVSQFLCTSLWFAGNSIIADMANDLHLEQNFLANLTSAIQFGFIIGTLVFALLNISDRLSPSFVFFICSVLAGLFNLGITIEKINPIEILSFRLLTGFFLAGIYPVGMKIASDYFQVGLGKSLGFLVGALVFGTAFPHLLKIFTIGLPWKYVLYVTTILSLCGGLSIFFFVPDGPYRKFNQKLKFAAFTNAFRNKNFRAASFGYFGHMWELYTLWASIPVILISYNRNYPNVNLNVSLFSFLIIGSGAIACVFSGLFSKRFGARRIATTSLFLSCLCCLTSPFFLTSESVVLFIMFLFFWGLVVIADSPMFSTLVAGNAPEDSKGSALTIVNCIGFSITIVSIQLTSIFADKVNFQYLYLLLAIGPIFGLFALLGRNKEDASH; translated from the coding sequence ATGAAGCATATTTTACCAATAATCATAGTTTCTCAATTTCTATGTACCTCCCTTTGGTTTGCTGGAAACTCAATAATAGCTGATATGGCGAACGATTTACATCTTGAACAAAACTTTTTAGCGAATCTAACAAGCGCGATTCAGTTTGGCTTTATTATTGGAACATTAGTTTTCGCATTGCTTAATATATCAGATCGCTTATCTCCTTCATTCGTATTTTTTATATGTTCCGTTTTGGCAGGACTATTTAATCTAGGAATTACTATAGAAAAAATAAATCCCATCGAAATTCTTTCATTCAGACTTTTAACTGGTTTCTTTCTTGCCGGAATCTACCCAGTTGGAATGAAAATAGCCTCTGACTACTTCCAAGTTGGCCTCGGAAAATCATTGGGTTTCCTAGTTGGTGCGCTAGTTTTTGGAACTGCCTTTCCTCATTTATTAAAAATTTTTACAATTGGATTGCCTTGGAAATACGTTTTGTATGTAACCACAATTTTATCGTTATGCGGTGGATTGAGTATTTTCTTTTTTGTTCCTGATGGACCTTATCGCAAATTTAATCAAAAATTAAAATTTGCCGCATTTACAAATGCATTCAGAAATAAAAATTTTCGCGCAGCTTCCTTTGGTTATTTCGGACATATGTGGGAACTATATACTTTATGGGCTTCTATCCCCGTAATACTTATTTCCTATAACAGAAATTATCCGAATGTGAATCTAAACGTATCATTATTTTCATTTTTGATCATTGGATCTGGGGCCATAGCCTGTGTGTTCAGTGGATTGTTTTCCAAGCGATTCGGAGCAAGAAGGATTGCAACTACATCTCTTTTTTTATCTTGTTTATGTTGTTTGACTTCTCCATTTTTTTTAACATCGGAATCGGTTGTTTTATTCATCATGTTTCTATTTTTTTGGGGACTTGTAGTCATTGCAGATTCACCAATGTTCTCAACACTTGTGGCTGGGAATGCTCCGGAAGATTCCAAAGGATCTGCATTAACCATAGTAAATTGTATTGGATTTTCAATCACTATTGTAAGCATCCAACTGACAAGTATCTTCGCAGACAAAGTCAATTTTCAGTATCTTTACTTACTACTTGCAATTGGCCCCATCTTCGGCCTCTTCGCCTTATTAGGCAGGAACAAAGAGGACGCCTCACATTAG
- a CDS encoding TIGR00730 family Rossman fold protein codes for MTQFKNIAVYCGSSPGFDPNFMTAAYELGELLAFHQIGLVYGGASVGLMGAVANGCLSKNGSVIGVLPKFLKKKEIEHSHLNQLILVDSMHERKRKMSDLSDAFVVLPGGFGTMEEFFEAITWSQLGLHHKPIIILNWHGFYNPLLTLIQNMVSSGFLKKENANLVQVLESSKDLLSALQNYSPSKTEKWLSEDTV; via the coding sequence ATGACACAATTTAAAAACATTGCAGTATATTGTGGCTCTTCACCTGGATTTGATCCAAACTTTATGACCGCAGCATACGAATTAGGTGAACTTCTTGCATTTCACCAAATTGGTTTGGTCTATGGCGGAGCCAGTGTCGGCCTAATGGGAGCTGTAGCCAATGGTTGTTTGTCAAAAAATGGATCGGTAATTGGTGTACTTCCAAAATTTCTAAAAAAGAAAGAAATCGAACATAGCCACTTGAATCAACTCATCCTTGTCGATAGTATGCACGAAAGAAAACGAAAGATGTCAGATTTGTCTGACGCATTTGTTGTGTTACCAGGTGGTTTTGGAACCATGGAAGAGTTTTTCGAAGCAATCACCTGGTCTCAGTTAGGTTTACACCATAAACCCATCATCATTCTCAATTGGCATGGGTTTTACAACCCCCTCCTAACACTCATTCAAAATATGGTAAGTTCCGGATTTTTAAAAAAAGAAAATGCCAACCTCGTACAAGTTCTAGAAAGTTCGAAAGATCTCCTTTCTGCACTACAAAACTATTCACCGTCTAAGACGGAGAAATGGTTGTCTGAAGACACAGTATAA
- a CDS encoding DUF4846 domain-containing protein — protein MFFFLITISFFLQNLYADSIIERFPPPEGFKRVRYSNESFATYLQSFPLKRQGSPVRLFDGRTKTNEVHAAVLDFPLLKADLIQCADAVMKLRAEYFYSLKQYEKIKFKISNGMEVNFSRFSKGERLQVIGNKSKWKKGNFKQGTGRDVFEEYLRFIYTYAGTISLKSELKKKQIGEIKPGDVWIEAGSPGHVVLIVDQLTGKGGQTLILLAQSYMPSQEMHILKSESNYTPWFEVPKNNSFRTPEWEFPTKEIYGFEK, from the coding sequence TTGTTTTTTTTTCTTATAACCATTTCATTTTTTTTACAAAATCTATATGCAGATTCCATAATAGAACGGTTTCCACCACCAGAGGGATTCAAAAGAGTTCGATATTCAAACGAAAGTTTTGCAACCTATTTACAAAGCTTTCCCTTAAAACGCCAAGGTAGCCCTGTCCGACTTTTTGATGGAAGGACCAAAACCAACGAAGTCCATGCCGCTGTATTGGATTTTCCGCTCCTAAAAGCAGACCTAATCCAATGTGCAGATGCAGTGATGAAACTACGAGCAGAGTATTTTTATTCCTTAAAACAATATGAAAAAATTAAATTTAAAATCAGCAATGGAATGGAAGTTAATTTTTCTAGATTTTCAAAGGGAGAACGATTACAAGTCATTGGAAACAAATCCAAATGGAAAAAAGGGAATTTTAAACAAGGAACTGGACGTGATGTATTCGAGGAATATTTACGATTTATTTATACTTACGCCGGAACCATTTCTTTAAAATCCGAATTAAAGAAAAAACAAATTGGCGAAATTAAACCAGGCGACGTTTGGATCGAAGCAGGTTCCCCAGGCCATGTGGTTCTGATAGTAGACCAATTAACAGGAAAAGGTGGACAAACTTTAATTCTTTTGGCACAAAGTTATATGCCTTCTCAGGAAATGCACATTCTAAAGTCAGAAAGTAACTATACCCCTTGGTTTGAAGTTCCGAAAAACAATTCATTCCGAACTCCAGAATGGGAATTTCCTACAAAAGAAATTTATGGATTTGAAAAATGA
- a CDS encoding zinc-dependent alcohol dehydrogenase — MRRLMFRKKGILEWEEVEPLSITGENQVIVEPISIARCDLDLPILRGETLFRAPFPVGHEFVGKIKSVSEDLANLYSVGMTVVSPFQISCGTCPACLHHHSNSCESVPYTSGYGMPPGAHSFGGAIADEIKIPFAKQMLFEIDKKIDAIGIASLSDNIAEVWKLAGRFLNQKKDPKVLVVGGFAGSIGLYTALFLHQTKKAEVLYVDTNSERIQLAESLGIPVEHYSQFPKPTKKYDLVCDASAEKSGWDFALRSLGRNAIFSSASIFWTNQWEIPYLEMYNQGVEIHLGRVESKESIEALYPYILSGTFTPEKIVTKTANFDNAKDAWLEESIKLVITK, encoded by the coding sequence ATGCGTCGATTAATGTTTCGCAAAAAAGGAATTTTAGAGTGGGAGGAAGTAGAACCACTCAGCATCACAGGGGAAAACCAAGTGATTGTGGAACCAATTTCAATTGCCCGTTGTGATTTGGATTTACCTATCCTTCGCGGCGAAACTTTATTTCGTGCACCTTTCCCCGTTGGACACGAGTTTGTTGGCAAAATCAAATCAGTCTCCGAAGATTTAGCAAATTTATATTCTGTGGGAATGACTGTGGTTAGTCCCTTCCAAATTTCCTGTGGGACATGCCCGGCTTGTTTACACCATCATTCCAATTCTTGCGAATCTGTACCTTATACTTCTGGGTATGGAATGCCACCAGGTGCTCATTCTTTTGGTGGAGCCATTGCAGATGAAATTAAAATTCCATTCGCAAAACAAATGCTATTCGAAATTGACAAAAAAATCGACGCTATAGGAATCGCAAGCCTAAGTGATAATATCGCAGAAGTTTGGAAACTTGCAGGAAGATTTTTAAACCAAAAAAAAGATCCAAAAGTTTTGGTTGTTGGAGGTTTTGCAGGAAGTATTGGACTTTATACTGCATTGTTTCTCCACCAAACAAAAAAAGCGGAAGTGTTGTACGTTGATACAAATTCTGAGCGCATTCAATTGGCAGAATCTCTGGGAATCCCCGTTGAACATTATTCCCAATTTCCCAAACCAACAAAAAAATATGATTTAGTTTGTGATGCATCAGCAGAGAAATCTGGTTGGGATTTTGCATTACGTTCTCTTGGAAGAAATGCAATCTTTAGTTCCGCTTCTATTTTTTGGACCAACCAGTGGGAAATTCCTTATTTAGAAATGTATAACCAAGGAGTGGAAATTCATTTGGGACGTGTGGAATCAAAAGAATCCATTGAGGCTTTGTATCCTTATATTTTATCAGGAACCTTCACTCCAGAAAAAATTGTAACAAAAACTGCTAACTTTGATAATGCGAAAGATGCTTGGCTCGAAGAATCGATTAAGTTGGTTATTACAAAATGA